The segment CATACATACTCTTATCTGCCGTCAAATTATTCATAGGAACGGTGTCAGGCTCTCAGGCACTCCTGGCTGACGGGCTGAATAACAGCACCGACATTATTGCTTCCCTGGCCATTCTGACCGGACTTCGGATTTCCCGCAGACCCCCGGATTCGAACCATGGCTATGGTCATTTCAGAGCAGAGACAGTTGCCGCACTGGTTGCCTCTTTTATCATGATTGCTGTAGGCTTCCAAGTGCTCTATCAGGGTGTGAACAAATTCATTCAGCCAGCGCTGGAGACCCCTGATCTGATTGCCGCATGGACGGCAGCTGCCTGTGCTGTGGTTATGATCGCAGTCTACCGTTACAACATCAGGCTTGCCCGTAACCTGAACAGCAATGCCATGCATGCAGTGGCGCAGGATAACCGTTCGGATGCACTGGTCAGTATGGGGGCCTTCGTCGGGATTATCGGCTCACAGTTCGGCATTCCCTGGCTAGATCCGCTCACAGCCACGATTGTCGGATTGCTGATCTGCAAGACGGCCTGGGATATTTTCCGCAAAGCTACACATGACCTCACCGACGGCTTCGATGCCGGTAAGCTTGAGCTGATGAAGCAGACGGTCGCGGAGATTGATGGCGTGGAGTCGATTAAGGATATCAAGGCCCGTATTCACGGCAATAATGTATTGGTGGATACCACAGTGCTGGTGGATTCCAATCTGAATGTGGTGCAGAGTCACGATATTACGGAGGAGATCGAAGATCAGCTTAAGGACCGTCATCAGGTCTCTACCGTACTTGTCCATATCGAACCGATGTGATCAACAGGTGTACAACAAGAATAGATTACATGAATTGCCTCGCTCTCGGTGGGGCATTTTTTTGTGTTAGATAAGGCGCACTAAAGAAATTAATGAAAAGCAAAAAGAAGCGGAGGGGAAATTTGGAACTGTAGGAGCGATAGCGATGCTTTGTCACCGGATTTCTACCACGAATAGTGGTTTAAATCAAGAAACCTGGGGACAACAGCGGCCGGAAGTCCAAATGTTCACCGCAGCGACGACCAAGCTTCGAGTTCAAACCTTGAGTACGTCTTATATAGATTGGGGAAAAACATTCTTCGCCCTGGACCGGACTTGCCTGCATTCCATTAACATGTATATAATATCAATATGTTATTAACAAACGAATCTATTCACCGATTCAAGACAAGGAGAATATCCATGCCAAATCAACCGGTCAAAGGTTCTAACGGCTTAAGCGAGGAGCAATTCCTGCAGAATTATAATGCGGGCAGCTACGAACGTCCGTCTGTCACCGTCGATATGCTGATTTTCACCGTGATGGAACAGGAGCAGAATAACTACCGCAAGCTGGCGGATAAGTCCTTGCAGCTCTTGCTGATTCAGCGCGGGGAGCATCCTTTTCTGGGACAATGGGCCTTGCCGGGAGGGTTCGTGGGGATCAGTGAGAGCGTAGAAGAAGCTGCCCGCCGGGAGCTGTACAGCGAGACTAATATCGATAATATCTACATGGAGCAGCTGTATACCTGGGGCGATGTGGACCGTGATCCGCGGATGCGGGTAATCAGCTGCTCCTACATGGCGCTCGTGGACCGCAAGGCTCTGGACGTACAGGCAGGGGATGATGCAGCCGCAGCTGCCTGGTTCGACGTTTCGTACCACATTCTGGAGACCCGCCGCGAGGTGCTGGAGCAGGACGTCCGCCAGGAGACACTGGTGGAGATTATACTGGAGAGTGAGCAGGAGAAGCTAAGCGGGGTGGTCAAGCTTACCGAGACGATTCAAGGGCATGTCCGGCAGGTCAGCCGTGAGATCGTGCGCAGCACAGGGTTTTCTTTTGACCATCTGCTCATGGTGCAGTATGCCATCGAACGTCTGCGCGGCAAGGCGGAATATACCGATATTATCTTCAATCTCATGCCGCCGTTGTTCACCTTGTCCGAGCTGCAGCGTGTGTATGAGATTATCCTCGGCAAAGAGCTGCTCGCCGCCGCCTTCCGCCGCAAAATCGCAGAGCGGGTCATTGAGACGGATCAGAGCACCCGGGATGCCGGACACCGTCCCTCGAAGCTGTACCGGTATAACCGGGAATGGAATTTATTTTGAGAACGCCCTTCTGTCCGGAAACTCCTCCTTGGCCTTGTGATGTTCTTAATAGAACTTTCATAGGGAAAAGCAGACAATTAGTTATATTTTGACTATTTGATTTATGGCAAAGGACAGGGTGAGCCTATGATTAGCTGGAAGGATTCGTATGATATCGGAGTAGAAAAGATTGATTGTCAGCACAGACAGCTGCTGGTGAAGCTGAATGATTTTTTTGAAGCCTGCAGCAACCAGCAGGGCAAAGAAAAAATCGAAGAAACGCTGAAGTTCCTCAAGGACTATACCGTGGAGCATTTCGGCAGTGAAGAGCAGCTGATGAAGGATATCAGCTTCCCGGAGCTGTCGGAACACCAGAAGACGCACGCTGAGTTCGTGCAGACGGTGCTGGAACTGGAGGAGACGATCAAGACCAAGGGCGTATCCGTGTTATCCACAATCAAGCTGAACCGGACGCTGACAGACTGGCTGATCAATCATATTCACAAATGCGACAAGCTAATCGGTGAATGCATCGCGGCCAAGGGCAACCGGGCGGTCTAACTGAATGATCGGGAACAAGGAGATGCTGTAAGGCATTTCTTTTTTTATATTAGCTGCTTGGATATGAATCCTATTGTGTGTTGATAGTATCATAGTATTCAGTTTGTTTAAGGGGGAGGATCATCATGGATTGCCTGGGGTGCAGAATTGCGAACGGGCTTGAGCCTGACCTGAATATCGTCTATGAGAATGAATATATCACCTGTGTACTCGATATCGATCCCTTCAATGAAGGCCATACCCTGATTCTGCCGAAAAAGCACTATTGGGACGTCGATGAGATGGATGCGAAGACTGCAGATACTGTCATGGAGGCTTCACAGAAGCTCTCCGCGCTGCTCAAATATCTGTACCAGCCGGACGGGATCAGAATCATTGCCGACGGCGGTAAATTCAATGATCTGACCCACTATCATATGCATGTGCTTCCCCGGTATGAGGGGGACGGGCTACTGTGGGGAGAACCGCTGCACCCGGACGGAGCCGGGGAACGGCTGGGCGAGACGAGACGGAGAATGGTAGAAGCGTTAGTAGAGAGAGAACCTATGCTGAAAAAAGCGATGGACACACTAGAGTTTCTAAGTCAGGACGCGGCAGCGCGAATGGCTTATGATGCCCGCATGAAGGCGCTGAGCGATGAGCATTCCAGTATTGAAAGTGCTGAAGAAAAGGGTAGAGCGGAGTCAAGCAGAGAAATAGCTATCAGGCTTCTGGATCGCGGCATAGACCTGCAAACCATTTCCGAAGCCACCGGCTTATCGGTTGAAGACATTAAGGGACTGAGACAATAAGCAAAAGCGAAGGGTCTAATTCAGCTGGTTGCACACAGTTACACACTACTAACTACGTATCACTAATTTAAGCATTCCATGGACGGCAGCCGCAGGGCTGTCTTTCTTTTTTTGTCCAAGGGGAACTCAGGTTTATCACAGGTTGGCAGCACAGTTTATACCTGGTGAATACTTTGTGTTATGATTTGAAGTAGATAGGATAGAAACTTACTTTAAGGGAGTGGAATGAAGTGAAAAACATGCGGATGCTGGCCGGGGCTGCGGTCATGGTGCTGGTGCTTGGACTGGTGAATGTCTACATTGGATGGCATCTGTCCGTATTGCTCCAGGCATGGCTGCCGGGGATGAATACTGCTGCGTACTGGACTATCTTTCTTGTCATTTCCTTCTCTTACATGATTGGCCGGGTGCCGCTGCCGCAGGCGCTGAGACCGGTAGGCAGGTTGTTCAAAGTGATCGGCTCTTATTATCTGGCCTGTATGGAGTTCGCCGTGATCATGCTGCCGCTGACCGATCTGTTCTATGGTGTGCTGGCGCTCGCAGGCGCGAATCTCTCCGCATTCGTAACGGAAGCAGGGACTACACTGCTGGTATTGCTCGCAATCTTCCTGATCTGGGGATCACGCAATGCCTGGAGTACTGTGGTGCGGACCCACCGGCTTAAGGTGGACAAATCCATCGGAACCAGCGTTCCGCTGACGGTAGCTGTAGCCTCCGACCTGCATCTGGGCAACATTGTCGGCAACCGCCATCTGCGCAGAATGGTCAGGGAGATGAACGCGATGAACCCGGATATCATTCTGCTGGCCGGGGATGTGCTGGATGACAGTATTGAACCTTTTCTCCGCAATGGGATGGAGCAGCAGCTGAAGCAGCTGAAGGCACGTTATGGGGTCTACGCCGTGCTGGGGAATCACGAATACTATGGCGGATCGATTGCGCAGTATACGCAGGTTATGCGGAGTGTTGGGATTCAGGTGTTACAGGATGAAGTGGTGGAGACTTCAGGAGTTTACGTGGTCGGGCGCAAAGACAAGACGGCTGAAGCTATGGAGGCCGGTGGACGGCTCAGCGTGGAGGCTCTGCTGGAGGGTCTTGACCGCAGCAAGCCGATTCTAATGATGGATCATCAGCCGACAGGCTTCGGGATCGCTTCGCAGGCTGGAGTGGATGTGCTGCTGTCGGGACATACCCACCGGGGGCAAATTGCACCGAATCACTGGATTACCCGGCGCCTGTTCGAACTGGATTGGGGCTATCTGCTCAAAAACAAGCTGCATGTCATCGTCTCGTCCGGCTATGGAACCTGGGGACCGCCGATCCGGCTGGCCAGCCGCTCGGAGCTGATTAAGCTGGAACTTGTGCTGGATGGCAGCATGAGCT is part of the Paenibacillus sp. FSL M7-0420 genome and harbors:
- a CDS encoding NUDIX hydrolase, giving the protein MPNQPVKGSNGLSEEQFLQNYNAGSYERPSVTVDMLIFTVMEQEQNNYRKLADKSLQLLLIQRGEHPFLGQWALPGGFVGISESVEEAARRELYSETNIDNIYMEQLYTWGDVDRDPRMRVISCSYMALVDRKALDVQAGDDAAAAAWFDVSYHILETRREVLEQDVRQETLVEIILESEQEKLSGVVKLTETIQGHVRQVSREIVRSTGFSFDHLLMVQYAIERLRGKAEYTDIIFNLMPPLFTLSELQRVYEIILGKELLAAAFRRKIAERVIETDQSTRDAGHRPSKLYRYNREWNLF
- a CDS encoding bacteriohemerythrin produces the protein MISWKDSYDIGVEKIDCQHRQLLVKLNDFFEACSNQQGKEKIEETLKFLKDYTVEHFGSEEQLMKDISFPELSEHQKTHAEFVQTVLELEETIKTKGVSVLSTIKLNRTLTDWLINHIHKCDKLIGECIAAKGNRAV
- a CDS encoding cation diffusion facilitator family transporter, with product MENYSDIKQSEKGAWLSLLAYILLSAVKLFIGTVSGSQALLADGLNNSTDIIASLAILTGLRISRRPPDSNHGYGHFRAETVAALVASFIMIAVGFQVLYQGVNKFIQPALETPDLIAAWTAAACAVVMIAVYRYNIRLARNLNSNAMHAVAQDNRSDALVSMGAFVGIIGSQFGIPWLDPLTATIVGLLICKTAWDIFRKATHDLTDGFDAGKLELMKQTVAEIDGVESIKDIKARIHGNNVLVDTTVLVDSNLNVVQSHDITEEIEDQLKDRHQVSTVLVHIEPM
- a CDS encoding HIT domain-containing protein, yielding MDCLGCRIANGLEPDLNIVYENEYITCVLDIDPFNEGHTLILPKKHYWDVDEMDAKTADTVMEASQKLSALLKYLYQPDGIRIIADGGKFNDLTHYHMHVLPRYEGDGLLWGEPLHPDGAGERLGETRRRMVEALVEREPMLKKAMDTLEFLSQDAAARMAYDARMKALSDEHSSIESAEEKGRAESSREIAIRLLDRGIDLQTISEATGLSVEDIKGLRQ
- a CDS encoding metallophosphoesterase, whose translation is MRMLAGAAVMVLVLGLVNVYIGWHLSVLLQAWLPGMNTAAYWTIFLVISFSYMIGRVPLPQALRPVGRLFKVIGSYYLACMEFAVIMLPLTDLFYGVLALAGANLSAFVTEAGTTLLVLLAIFLIWGSRNAWSTVVRTHRLKVDKSIGTSVPLTVAVASDLHLGNIVGNRHLRRMVREMNAMNPDIILLAGDVLDDSIEPFLRNGMEQQLKQLKARYGVYAVLGNHEYYGGSIAQYTQVMRSVGIQVLQDEVVETSGVYVVGRKDKTAEAMEAGGRLSVEALLEGLDRSKPILMMDHQPTGFGIASQAGVDVLLSGHTHRGQIAPNHWITRRLFELDWGYLLKNKLHVIVSSGYGTWGPPIRLASRSELIKLELVLDGSMSYGEDKVSAAAKPVLI